A genomic segment from Acyrthosiphon pisum isolate AL4f chromosome A3, pea_aphid_22Mar2018_4r6ur, whole genome shotgun sequence encodes:
- the LOC100164975 gene encoding DNA polymerase epsilon catalytic subunit A, whose amino-acid sequence MAPANTGRFVKPLEKSFFNQFKEDSSDVRLKQSIENDLIDNKYGFFRVKDYQEHTGYLINMHSTEIVDEDKRLVAAVDYYFIKDDGSRFRVTQPFQPYFYLLAKKEYIQEVVAYISKKFAGSFTCIDTVMKEDLDLPNHLIGLKQRYIKISFATVTEMNKMRQAIMPAVRKNRLALKNNSYYTEMLTESLANLSEVVSSKKQVDHMENIIDIREYDVVYHIRVSTDLKIFTGLWYTVQCRGPYNQATFTQRDDIIDRPDMIVLAFDIETTKLPLKFPDANTDQIMMISYMIDGQGYLINNREIISADVVDFEYTPKPEFEGLFTIFNEPDEAALINRFFEHIMEIRPHIIVTYNGDFFDWPFVETRAAVHDLNMSQEIGFSKNTAGVYSCRPAMHMDCLCWVKRDSYLPVGSQNLKAVAKAKLRYDPVELDPEDMCRLATDEPQVLSNYSVSDAVATYYLYMKYVHPFIFALCTIIPMEPDEVLRKGSGTLCESLLMVEAFHANIIFPNKQEQELNKLSDDGHVLDQETYVGGHVEALESGVFRADIPCRFRLDTSAFDMLIEKASEILKFAIEEEEKVPMDSVTNLDEILKDVVEKLEALKADPYPLLKPLIYHLDVGAMYPNIILTNRLQPSAMVNEEICAACDFNIPGAKCQRTMTWQWRGELMPASRTEFQRIQQQLETEKFPGQFPNDPPRAFHQLRRDERATWEKKRLTEYCRKVYKKTHITKIEERSTTICQKENSFYVDTVRAFRDRRYEYKGLCKVAKKQISEAITIGDPVEIKSAKNREILYDSLQLAHKCILNSFYGYVMRKGARWHSMEMAGIVCCTGAAIIKKAREIIEKIGRPLELDTDGIWCVLPSTFPENYNVKSTHTKKTKFTVSFPNAVLNSMVKEHFTNHIYHDLVDSKNLIYEQRSENSIFFEVDGPYLAMVLPASKEEGKKLKKRYAVFNLDKSLAELKGFEVKRRGELQIIKIFQSSVFEAFLKGDTLEKCYESVATVADYWLDVLYSKGKNMPDSELFELISENRSMSRKLEDYGAQKSTSISTAKRLAEFLGDQMVKDKGLACRFIISKKPEGTPVTQRAIPLAIFQSELSVKRHYLRRWLGDNSIDDIDIRDVLDWDYYIERLSGTIQKIITIPATLQGIANPVPRVKHPDWLHKKMLMKADPLKQRKITTMFQAMPVRVQDNLTEQHALQDIEDFGENEDNNYVEIRPRPIVTKKRKRDPSPIDARNWKEALGPPPSASDIQNWIVYQKKKWNWQLEMRAKIVGKHGKRMRDDQIHVPKGRAGTLGGFLRRAQQTLLSQPWQIIQVCQSGEPGVLKLWAMIGDELHNIRMNVPRFFYVNQRQTEIDISEKHISCTKVNMILPRARPILNLYQYTVLEKDFGETKDHFMCNLSKPGVEGIYETKVTPELRALLNLGCMCSVTLEAAKKMAALPDLGHFSLEQMKQVSHKYLTNSSIKDIFLYCNKAPTGLRAMYALFLTPNKKAFVWVTDTVRTNRMANLNTLYTKERNTKISRGHNESNIPPSDITFEVRVETEERQVYRQIQRTLQSYRDEKRGPTMLVIQSPIDIQVMLSNIPIMNEFPVVTLHVQDSTASMYAQMEWQRLGCSLIVNHYLNSPENINIMLEQCRYLQIPLGNLPADVTLFASDIFFARHLMKHNFVLWISETDKPDLGGRESDDNRMLMDSEESSSMLVNNEGCYTSYCIELEIDALPVTTLLQSHHIHDFEGTSAGVAFDQIPQASLEEIMDGGTFVTPTYDEIALCSAAFRVLRSMVNVWFRDVVLHKNPFADFQMVHFYRWLRSPNALLYDPALRKTLYSLMRKLFMQLIAEFKRLGSTIIFANFNKIVICTKKKSLEDAIFYVRYVVQNITNKELFHSLQISLGPCWEYLMWLDLWNYSGVKAKFSDKLKEAMGDIIDMSNEDVEHLLKEHKAPGPDIEEVGIEMNWNISEFLPNVCHARKHFEETIAVYMSAIYKHMRSIDSVTLNRISESLSQVTQSNMLGVASCESTAEYAKTVISDELTTRLFSITQKMYKKYPVLDVELQETLSPFLQNKGKHLNPALQFVKTVCKVLSLDFGIEEDIMKLKKNLLRLISVGNFSDEADWTDPCLSWTLPEVICKSCNHCRDIDLCKDSHRSVLNGKKTWLCPNCNSSYDNMLIEHFLIDALGRKVMAYTLQDLQCTKCSEIKMENLNAYCSCAGNYTTVIPRNDMMSYLKTFKAIADYYDMTLLQQILKQYLD is encoded by the exons ATGGCCCCTGCGAATACCGGTCGTTTTGTCAAACCCTTAGAGAAGTCATTTtttaa ccAATTCAAAGAAGATTCCAGTGATGTTCGGTTGAAGCAATCTATAGAAAATGATTTGATTGACAACAAATATGGTTTTTTTCGCGTTAAAGATTACCAAGAGCATACTGGTTATCTCATCAACATGCATAGC ACCGAAATTGTTGATGAGGATAAACGTTTGGTAGCTgctgttgattattatttcatcaaagATGACGGGTCTCGATTTCGAGTCACTCAACCATTTCAaccatatttttatctattagcTAAAAAAGAATATATTCAAGAAGTTGTTGCTTACATAAGTAAAAAATTTGCTGGTAGTTTTACATGTATTGACACTGTCATGAAAGAAGACCTAGACTtg ccaaATCATCTGATAGGTTTAAAacaaagatatataaaaatttcatttgcAACAGTTACTGAAATGAATAAAATGCGCCAAGCTATAATGCCAGCAGTCCGTAAAAATCGCTTAgcactaaaaaataattcttattacaCAGAAATGTTGACAGAATCTTTAGCTAATTTATCTGAAGTAGTCTCATCAAAGAAGCAAGTTGATCACatggaaaatataattgatatcag AGAGTATGATGTAGTATATCATATACGAGTATCTACAGATTTAAAGATATTCACTGGATTGTGGTACACAGTTCAATGTCGTGGACCCTATAACCAAGCAACATTTACTCAACGCGATGATATTATAGACCGACCTGACATGATTGTTTTGGCATTTGATATTGAAACCACAAAGCTTCCACTTAAATTTCCTGATGCAAATACAGATCAAATTATGATGATTTCATATATGATTGATGGTCAaggatatttaattaataatcgaGAAATTATTTCTGCAGATGTTGTTGATTTCGAGTACACACCAAAACCAGAATTTGAAG GTTTATTCACTATTTTTAATGAACCTGATGAAGCTGCTTTGATAAATCGTTTTTTTGAGCACATAATGGAAATTCGCCCTCACATAATTGTAACATACAATGGTGACTTTTTTGATTGGCCATTTGTGGAAACTCGAGCAGCAGTTCATGATTTAAATATGTCTCAAGAAATAGGATTTTCTAAAAATACAGCTGGAGTATATAGTTGTCGGCCCGCTATGCATATGGATTGCTTATG ttgggTTAAACGAGATTCTTACCTTCCAGTAGGATCACAAAATTTAAAAGCAGTTGCTAAAGCAAAATTACGTTATGATCCCGTTGAGCTTGATCCAGAAGACATGTGTCGACTAGCCACAGATGAACCTCAAGTACTTTCTAACTATTCAGTGTCAGATGCCGTtgctacttattatttatatatgaaatatgttCATCCTTTCATATTTGCTTTATGCACTATCATCCCTATGGAGCCCGATGAG GTTTTAAGAAAAGGTTCTGGAACTCTATGCGAAAGTCTTTTGATGGTGGAAGCATTTCATGCTAACATTATCTTTCCAAATAAACAAGAACAAGAGCTAAATAAACTTAGTGACGATGGTCACGTATTAGATCAAGAGACTTATGTTGGTGGTCATGTGGAAGCTTTAGAATCTGGTGTATTTCGAGCTGACATACCTTGTAGATTTAGACTAGATACATCAGCTTTTGATATGCTCATTGAGAAGGcatctgaaatattaaaatttgcaattgaagaagaagaaaaagtcCCTATGGACAGTGTGACAAATTTAGATGAAATATTGAAAGATGTCGTTGAAAAATTGGAAGCCCTAAAAGCAGATCCTTATCCATTATTGAAACCATTAATATACCATTTGGATGTTGGCGCTATGTACcccaatattatacttacaaatcGATTACAACCTTCAGCTATGGTTAATGAAGAAATTTGTGCTGCTTGTGATTTTAATATTCCAGGTGCTAAATGCCAAAGAACTATGACCTGGCAATGGAGAGGAGAACtta TGCCTGCCTCAAGAACCGAGTTTCAACGTATCCAACAGCAATTAGAAACTGAGAAATTTCCCGGTCAATTTCCTAATGACCCTCCTAGAGCATTTCATCAACTGAGACGAGACGAAAGAGCCACTTGGGAAAAGAAACGATTGACTGAGTATTGTcgcaaagtatataaaaaaactcacatAACTAAAATTGAAGAACGTTCTACAACTATTTGTCAAAAAGAAAATTCTTTTTACGTCGATACAGTACGAGCATTCAGAGATAGGCGTTATGAGTATAAAGGGCTCTGCAAAGTtgctaaaaaacaaatatctgaAGCAATAACAATTGGTGATCCTGTTGAAATCAAATCAGCTAAAAACcgtgaaatattatatgattcatTACAATTAGCACACAAATGTATTCTTAATTCATTTTATGGATATGTCATGAGAAAAGG TGCACGTTGGCATAGCATGGAAATGGCTGGAATAGTGTGTTGTACTGGTGCTgctataattaaaaaagctCGTGAAATAATTGAGAAAATTGGGCGGCCTTTAGAATTAGATACCGATGGTATATGGTGTGTACTTCCATCAACATTTCctgaaaattataatgtcaAATCAACccatacaaaaaaaactaaattcacTGTATCTTTTCCAAATGCAGTTTTAAACTCAATGGTCAAA GAACATTTCACCAATCATATCTATCATGACTTAGTTGATTCgaaaaatctaatttatgaACAAAGAAGTGAAAATTCTATTTTCTTTGAAGTTGATGGTCCTTATTTAGCAATGGTCTTACCAGCTTCTAAAGAAGAagggaaaaaactaaaaaaacgtTATGCCGtgtttaatttagataaatcaCTAGCAGAATTAAAagg TTTTGAAGTTAAAAGAAGAGGAGAACTtcaaattattaagatttttcaATCATCAGTGTTTGAAGCCTTCTTAAAAGGTGAtacattagaaaaatgttatgaaagTGTCGCAACTGTTGCTGATTATTGGCTAGATGTACTATACTCTAAA GGTAAAAACATGCCAGATTCCGAATTATTTGAACTGATATCAGAAAATCGTTCTATGAGCCGCAAGCTTGAAGACTATGGAGCTCAAAAATCAACTTCTATATCAACAGCTAAGCGTTTAGCTGAATTTTTAGGCGATCAAATGGTGAAAGACAAAGGACTTGCTTGTCGCTTTATAATATCCAAAAAACCGGAAGGTACTCCAGTTACACAAAGAGCTATACCTTTAGCTATATTTCAATCTGAGTTAAGTGTGAAGAGACATTATTTGAGAAGATGGCTTGGTGACAATTCAATTGATGATATTGATATTCGTGATGTTCTTGATTGGGATTACTATATAGAACGTTTAAGTGGCACCATTCAGAAAATCATTACTATTCCAGCAACTTTGCAAGGA attGCCAATCCAGTCCCAAGGGTCAAACATCCCGATTggttgcataaaaaaatgttgatgaaagCTGATCCATTAAAGCAAAGAAAAATTACAACTATGTTTCAAGCAATGCCTGTGCGTGTGCAAGACAATTTGACTGAACAACATGCACTTCAAGATATTGAAGATTTTGGAGAAAACgaagataataattatgtagaaaTTAGACCAAGACCAATAGTAACCAAAAAGCGTAAACGCGACCCTTCGCCAATTGATGCTAGAAACTGGAAGGAAGCTTTAGGACCTCCACCTTCAGCTAGTGATATTCAg aattggattgtatatcaaaagaaaaaatggaATTGGCAACTTGAAATGAGAGCTAAAATAGTTGGTAAACATGGGAAACGTATGCGGGACGATCAAATACATGTTCCTAAAGGACGTGCTGGTACACTAGGAGGATTTTTAAGACGGGCACAGCAAACACTGCTGAGTCAACCCTGGCAAATTATACAGGTGTGTCAGTCAGGTGAACCCGGTGTTTTAAAACTTTGGGCCATGATTGGAGATGAGTTGCACAATATTCGAATGAATGTACCTAGATTCTTTTATGTAAATCAGAGGCAAACTGAGATTGATATTAGTGAAAAGCATATTTCTTGTACTAAAGTGAACATGATATTGCCCAGGGCCagaccaattttaaatttgtatcagTACACAGTTTTGGAAAAAGATTTTGGTGAAACTAAAGA TCATTTTATGTGCAACCTATCCAAACCTGGCGTTGAAGGAATATATGAAACCAAAGTTACGCCTGAATTAAGGGCTTTATTAAACCTTGGATGCATGTGTTCTGTTACTTTGGAAGCAGCAAAAAAAATGGCTGCATTACCAGATCTTGGACATTTTTCATTAGAACAAATGAAACAAGTgtctcataaatatttaactaac agttcTATAAAAGATATATTCTTGTACTGCAATAAAGCACCAACAGGTTTAAGAGCCATGTATGCACTGTTCTTAACACCTAATAAAAAAGCGTTTGTTTGGGTCACGGATACAGTTCGTACAAATCGCATGGCAAATTTAAACACATTGTACACCAAAGAACGTAATACcaa AATTTCTCGTGGACACAATGAATCAAATATTCCTCCATCTGATATTACTTTTGAAGTTAGAGTGGAAACAGAAGAAAGGCAAGTTTACAGACAGATACAGAGAACTCTTCAATCGTATAGGGATGAAAAACGAGGACCTACCATGCTGGTAATTCAGTCcccaatag ACATTCAAGTAATGCTGTCGAACATTCCAATAATGAATGAATTCCCAGTGGTAACTCTTCATGTACAAGACTCTACTGCTTCTATGTACGCTCAAATGGAATGGCAACGTTTAGGGTGCAGCTTGATCGTTAACCACTATCTAAATAGtccagaaaatataaatattatgttggagCAATGCCGATACCTACAAATACCTCTTGGAAATTTACCTGCGGATGTAACATTGTTTGCATCAGATATTTTCTTTGCTAGACATTTGATGAAACACAACTTTGTGTTATGGATTTCAGAAACTGATAAACCCGATTTAGGCGGTCGTGAATCAGACGACAATAG aatgtTAATGGACTCAGAAGAAAGTTCAAGTATGCTCGTTAATAATGAAGGCTGTTATACTTCCTATTGTATAGAACTTGAAATTGATGCATTACCTGTAACAACGTTATTACAGTCACATCATATTCATGATTTTGaag gcACAAGTGCTGGTGTTGCATTTGATCAGATACCTCAAGCTTCTCTAGAAGAAATTATGGACGGTGGAACATTTGTAACACCAACCTACGATGAAATAGCTTTGTGTTCAGCTGCATTTCGTGTTTTACGATCAATGGTAAATGTTTGGTTTCGTGATGTTGTGTTGCACAAAAATCCATTtgctgattttcaaatggtacatttttatag gtgGCTAAGATCACCAAATGCATTATTGTATGACCCTGCTTTACGCAAGACACTTTACAGTTTGATGAGAAAACTTTTTATGCAA TTAATTGCAGAATTCAAACGGCTTGgttctactataatatttgccaactttaataaaatagtaatatgtaccaaaaaaaaatcactcgaaGATGCAATTTTTTATGTGCGCTATGTTGTACAAAACATTACCAACAAAGAATTGTTCCACAGCTTACAAATATCATTGGGACCATGTTGGGAATATTTAATGTGGCTAGATTTg tgGAATTATTCTGGAGTAAAAGCTAAGTTTTCTGATAAATTAAAAGAAGCGATGGGTGATATAATTGATATGTCTAATGAAGATGTTGAACATCTTCTCAAAGAACACAAAGCACCTGGACCTGATATTGAAGAA GTTGGAATTGAAATGAATTGGAATATATCTGAATTTTTACCCAATGTTTGTCATGCTCGTAAACATTTTGAAGAAACAATTGCTGTTTACATGAGTGCAATTTATAAACACATGCGGTCAATTGATTCTGTGACGCTGAACCGTATTTCAGAATCATTATCACAAGTCACCCAAAGCAACATGTTAGGTGTAGCATCATGTGAAAGTACAGCAGAATATGCAAAAACTGTAATTTCAGATGAACTTACAACAAGATTATTCTC GATtacacaaaaaatgtataaaaaatatccagTGTTGGATGTAGAGCTCCAAGAAACGCTTTCACCATTCTTGCAAAATAAAGGAAAACATTTAAATCCAGCTCTGCAATTTGTGAAAACTGTTTGTAAA gtacttTCACTGGATTTTGGAATTGAAGAAGATATTatgaagctaaaaaaaaatctattacgTTTAATCTCTGTTGGTAATTTTAGTGATGAAGCTGATTGGACAGACCCATGTCTTTCTTGGACATTACCTGAAGTAATCTGTAAAAGTTGTAACCATTGTCGAGACATAGATTTGTGTAAAGATTCTCATCGAAGTGTACTTAATGGAAA aaaaacatGGCTATGTCCCAATTGCAATAGTAGTTATGATAATATgctaattgaacattttttgattGATGCACTTGGTAGAAAAGTAATGGCCTATACTCTACAAGATCTGCAATGTACAAAATGCTCAGaa ATAAAAATGGAAAATCTAAATGCGTATTGTTCATGTGCTGGAAATTACACAACAGTAATACCAAGAAATGATATGATGTCATATCTAAAGACATTTAAAGCAATTGCCGATTACTATGATATGACTcttctacaacaaatattaaaacaatatttagattga
- the LOC100568938 gene encoding LIRP-like, with amino-acid sequence MKINIYLSSLLLTLVIKFVTSDLKLPPQQYCGSRLADIMQVVCKNRYNTPPPPIGQKRNKMDSEVWDYKDLEDYNAIDYPYQPRQDSMSFMPTRILRSSKRTIIDECCRRPCLISELKSYCAN; translated from the exons AtgaagataaatatatatttgagttCACTCCTCTTGACATTAGTCATCAAATTTGTAACATCCGATTTGAAACTACCACCTCAACAATACTGTGGTTCTAGATTGGCAGACATAATGCAAGTGGTATGTAAAAACAGGTACAATACCCCACCCCCACCAATTGgacaaaaaagaaataaaatgg attcAGAAGTATGGGATTACAAGGACCTAGAAGACTATAATGCAATTGACTATCCATACCAACCTAGGCAAGATTCAATGTCATTTATGCCCACACGTATACTACGCTCTTCTAAAAGAACAATCATCGATGAATGCTGTCGCAGACCCTGCTTAATATCTGAACTAAAAAGTTATTGTGCTAATTAA
- the LOC100568740 gene encoding uncharacterized protein LOC100568740: MMCTTNSKNNNNYVTSYREGHKFIPNVPFESNVSLLDTGIGSKPNIPELRQWNYDTSTNVHHGFKINTMDPIQRSTKLNIDQTHYIMPQLEKYWSNPPKPIFIPPTEYNNKYIQPKLMSNIKQMPTTMICVQPTPIARKPLGTVQTLKVSDAGAIKKVDPYVSTQKLDYIEINQDIAKQINSKYSKLQHSKPAYKPFYNEPIFNRQNIIRLLPNTLKHVPHNCLISEMRASYKKPFHTSTFVDTVEMPISISRNPTLSQILSVPGMYTTEYSIIGGN, encoded by the exons ATGATGTGCACAACAAattctaagaataataataattatgtaacgtCTTACAGAGAGGGTCATAAATTTATACCTAACGTACCGTTCGAAAGCAAT GTATCGTTACTGGACACTGGAATTGGATCGAAGCCCAATATTCCAGAATTAAGGCAATGGAATTATGACACGTCGACTAACGTTCAtcatggttttaaaattaacaccATGGACCCTATACAGAGATctacgaaattaaatattgaccAAACTCACTATATCATGCCCCAGTTGGAAAAA TATTGGTCGAATCCTCCAAAACCAATTTTCATACCACCAACtgagtacaataataaatatatacaaccaAAATTGATGTCAAACATCAAACAGATGCCTACAACAATGATTTGT GTTCAACCAACTCCGATTGCTCGTAAACCTCTTGGCACAGTACAAACGCTAAAAGTTAGTGATGCAGGAGCAATCAAAAAAGTAGACCCGTATGTTAGTACTCAGAAGTTAGATTACATCGAAATAAATCAA gatatagcaaaacaaataaattctaaatattcaaaattacaacACAGTAAGCCAGCGTACAAGCCGTTTTACAATGAACCAATATTCAATCGACAAAATATCATACGTTTATTGCCAAACACTTTAAAACATGTTCCAcacaa ttgcCTCATATCTGAAATGAGAGCTTCATATAAAAAACCATTTCATACATCAACATTTGTTGATACTGTAGAAATGCCAATATCCATTTCAAGGAATCCAACTTTGTCTCAAATATTGTCTGTACCTGGGATGTACACAACTGAATACTCAATAATTGgtggaaattaa
- the LOC100166987 gene encoding uncharacterized protein LOC100166987, whose amino-acid sequence MTSALDVRIATALKKLFDEGALISRIYCKVRKKFRGEKLFRRLKQITVSIKKLHQLNISEAIFDNGVATKRACLWDGTRILPALSIINRLQQFSEGTAQLIVKVLQSGQCWLEMNIAFAMVSRVWILTKSLNKSFSLSCQNVTPLPNQSKISENQWLPNVELPECLNNNILENSQSESIVELVERPGSVMRRKPEPEDPVVKKRKRPGKQIRMLREKHKNKIKVVKKQKTK is encoded by the exons atgactTCCGCGTTGGACGTGAGAATAGCCACtgcgttaaaaaaattatttgatgaaGGTGCTCTAATTTCAAGAATTTACTGTAAAGTAAGGAAAAAATTTCGAGGAGAGAAACTTTTTAGACGCCTCAAACAA attactgtttcaataaaaaaactccATCAACTAAACATCTCCGAGGCTATATTTGATAATGGTGTTGCAACAAAACGAGCTTGTCTGTGGGATGGTACTCGTATTTTACCAGCTTTAAGTATAATCAATCGATTACAGCAGTTCAGTGAAGGTACGGCTCAATTGATAGTGAAAGTGCTCCAGAGTGGTCAATGTTGGTTAGAAATGAATATTGCCTTTGCTATGGTTAGCAGAGTATGGATACTTACCAAATCGTTAAACAAATCATTTTCACTGTCCTGTCAAAATGTTACACCTCTACCGAATCAATCAAAAATTTCTGAAAACCAATGGCTACCAAATGTTGAACTAcctgaatgtttaaataataatatattagaaaatagtCAAAg tgagtCAATTGTGGAACTTGTAGAAAGACCAGGTTCTGTTATGCGTCGTAAACCAGAACCAGAAGACCCagttgtaaaaaaaagaaaaagaccCGGAAAACAAATTAGAATGTTAAGAgagaaacataaaaataaaattaaagttgttaaaaaacaaaaaactaaataa
- the LOC100160866 gene encoding replication factor C subunit 1 isoform X2 codes for MMVDLLEQDFDFEWGELDNIEKQLNDSISNDIPISPKKSPAKSNQITPKNSPAKNDTFRTPSVSPANKRHILATPKSSSNSISTPNSSPRKTVQSTLIPQIIKSPSASPGKLGLDNKSIKINIESPKKKLNFDNENIISKSGSKRKMSPTKTPENKKIKISSVDSPDTQESGYTTDSSPLQSVKSNIPTGNIESKLWVEKYKPLTLKQIIGQTGEKSNVNKLANWLKSWYSNHGVGVNKKLTRPSPWAKDDNGAFFKAALLSGSPGVGKTTTAHLVCKELGFDIVEFNASDTRSKKQLQNNVSELLSSTSLSPFLGGKSVTKKHALLMDEVDGMAGNEDRGGVQELIILIKNAKCPVICMCNDRNHPKIRTLSNYCFDLRFHKPKLEQIKAAMMSICYKEKLKISPETLSSIIASTDNDIRLTLNHLSVVAAGKDNLNINKKYIKMGPWDVVRKVFSAEEHKSMNITDKCDLFFYDYNISPLFVQENYLAAVPHDVEGSKWKTFERYSLAADSIRIGDIVSAKIRSTNNWSLLPAQAIFSSYCPGEFLRGHVSKQINFPAWLGKFSKGNKMNRLLQELQIHTRIRLSASKEAINLDYLTTLRNKILKPLIDEGSDGVHKSLDFMNHYHLVKDDVESLNELSSWPGHKDLMSDIPAKVKSAFTRAYNKSAPTFNVTKKNKKAVDDVEGLVDEHEVDDNVSDEDEEDIANDALISIVKKKASKKAASPAPDKKIKNSGGSGRGKKKK; via the exons gttGATCTGCTTGAAcaagattttgattttgaatggGGAGAATTAGACAACATTGAAAAACAACTCAATGACTCGATTTCAAATGATATTCCTATATCTCCCAAAAAATCTCCTgctaaatcaaatcaaattacaccaaaaaattCTCCTGCTAAAAATGATACTTTCAGAACACCCTCAGTATCACCAGCTAATAAGAGACATATTCTTGCAACACCCAAATCATCATCCAACTCTATTTCAACTCCTAATTCATCTCCAAGAAAGACAGTTCAATCCACACTAATACCTCAAATCATAAAAAGCCCATCAGCATCACCAGGAAAATTGGGACTTGACAACAAATCAATTAAGATCAACATTGaatctccaaaaaaaaaactaaattttgataatgaaaatataattagtaaatcaggttctaaaagaaaaatgtcacCTACTAAAACaccagaaaacaaaaaaataaaaattagttcagTAGATTCTCCTGACACCcaa gAAAGTGGATATACAACAGATTCATCTCCTTTGCAGTCTGTTAAATCTAATATCCCTACAGGCAATATTGAATCAAAACTTTGGGTGGAAAAGTATAAACcattaacattaaaacaaattattggtCAAACAGGTGAAAAAAGTAATGTTAATAAACTGGCAAATTGGTTAAAGTCTTGGTATTCAAACCACGGAGTAGgggtcaataaaaaattaactagacCAA GTCCTTGGGCAAAAGATGATAATGGAGCTTTTTTCAAAGCTGCTCTTCTCTCTGGTTCTCCTGGTGTAG GAAAAACAACAACAGCACATTTAGTTTGTAAAGAGTTGGGTTTTGATATTGTAGAATTTAACGCTTCTGATACAAGATCCAagaaacaattacaaaataatgtgtCTGAACTTTTATCTTCAACTTCTTTGAGTCCCTTTTTGGGTGGAAAATCTGTGACTAAAAAGCATGCACTATTAATGGATGAGGTTGATGGTATGGCAGGAAATGAAGATCGAGGTGGTGTACaagagttaattattttaattaaaaatgctaAATGCCCAGTTATATGTATGTGTAATGATCGTAATCATCCAAAAATACGTACATTGTCTAACTATTGTTTTGATTTACGATTTCATAAACCAAAATTGGAACAGATTAAA GCTGCTATGATGAGTATATgttacaaagaaaaattaaaaatttctccAGAGACTTTATCTTCAATTATTGCTAGTACGGATAATGATATTAGATTAACACTCAATCATTTGTCAGTTGTCGCTGCTGGaaaagataatttaaacataaacaaaaaatatattaaaatg GGTCCATGGGATGTTGTGCGAAAAGTTTTTTCTGCTGAAGAACACAAATCAATGAACATCACTGATAAATGTGATCTTTTCTTTTATGATTATAACATATCTCCATTATTTGTTcaagaaaattatttagctgCCGTTCCTCATGATGTcga aggTTCTAAATGGAAAACATTTGAACGTTATTCATTAGCGGCAGACAGTATACGAATAGGAGACATAGTTAGTGCAAAAATTAGATCTACCAATAACTGGAGCTTACTCCCTGCAcaa GCTATATTTTCTAGTTATTGCCCTGGAGAATTTCTGAGAGGTCATGTgagtaaacaaattaacttcCCTGCTTGGCTAGGGAAATTTTCCAAGGGAAATAAAATGAACAGACTTTTACAAGAATTACAAATTCATACGAGAATAAG attatcTGCAAGTAAGGAAGCAATAAATCTTGATTACTTAACCACTCTAAGAAATAAGATTCTCAAACCTCTTATTGATGAAGGCAGTGACGGTGTTCAtaaatctttagattttatgaaTCATTATCATCTAGTTAAAGATGACGTGGAATCTCTTAATGAACTATCTTCATGGCCTGGCCATAAAGATCTGATGTCTGACATCCCAGCTAAAGTGAAAAGTGCATTTACTAGAGCATATAATAAAAGTGCACCAACCTTCAATGTAACAAAAAAGAATAAGAAAGCTGTAGATGATGTTGAAGGTTTGGTAGATGAACATGAGGTAGATGATAATGTTAGTGATGAAGATGAAGAAGATATTGCAAATGATGCCTTGATTTCAATT GTGAAGAAAAAAGCCAGCAAGAAAGCAGCATCGCCAGCTCCtgataagaaaatcaaaaatagtgGTGGTAGTGGCAGGGGTAAAAAGAagaagtag